Part of the Periplaneta americana isolate PAMFEO1 chromosome 4, P.americana_PAMFEO1_priV1, whole genome shotgun sequence genome is shown below.
aatcaataaatttgaCATTTTCAAGACCTGTATATGACAAAATCACATCCTCACAATAATAGCATCatttgttacaaaatgttgagaCCAGAAAAGAGCAAAGCACTTACATTCATTACAAAAGGAAATGATGATAAACCAATTAGATTAGCAAGAAATGGTTAGTAAGACTCTCCTGGGTTTTCagcgaaatatttaatttatttacttatggatTTAAATTTGGGCAAAGTAATTGATTTAGACTGTTGCAGAGGAAGATGATGCCAGGTGATTTGGAAAAAGCTAGCTATGAGAATTTAATGAACCAATTaacaaaataggaaaaatgtaatattaacgtCTTCCTTTCTGGCTTAAACTGATAGGGACGAATTTCATTTGAAGCTCTGGTAATTCACTACCACCTGTCAACAGAATCTGCTGATCAAGAGACTGCTGCTGGATAGACTTATATTATATTGTAGGATCCAATCACGTCATGCTACAACACTTACTTTAGTTGTACCTAGATCTACTGCATGCAGAAGTCAGATCATTTCTTTCCCATTACATTTATCAATTATGAATGAAAAatgcatttttgtgtttaaattcactttaatttaataaataaacagctTACCTCAaattctatttcttcttcttcttcttcttcttcttcttcttcttcttcttcctcttcctcctcttcttcatcttcttcttttccttcagtATGACAATTTTTTTGTCTAATTTCGTTTTCTGGGTCTTCTGGTTCATCTTCATCTATCTCATCTCCTCCTTTAGTTTTGTTTGCAGGCCAAAACCATGGTTTTACTGGTTCATTACATCCCTATAATACAAAACATTTACTTCTTACTTTTTGGTATGTGTGTCCCATTAATATTAACTAACAATATTAGATCCATAGAGAAATGTGTAAGGTCTGATGCACACAAGCAGGTGCACTCACCATGACACTGAGTGTGCAGTTGTCGCACGAGCCAGCAATACAAAGGATTAATAGAAGGAATGCAGATGAGCAAGAGTAATCGCTGTGACACTCTGCGTGCCCGCAGCTGGGGAAATTTTACTGGTGGATACTGCTGGCTCATTGCGACATATTATGGTTTCTGCGTAACAGCAGAACGTTGTCTGGAATCAGTAAGTGCAGTGAGCATGCATTACCCACTTGTGACAATGGACGGTGAGCTAGATGTAGAACTCTTCActgaagaaattaagaaatatccCTAAATTTGAGACACGATCTGTGAGCAACACCATGACAAGAATAAAAAGCAAGCAGTTTTGATCAATGTGTGTGAAGTTATCCTTATTATCTATCAACATTCCAACAGTTCCCATCAACATTGCAAACAGATCCCATTACCAACAGTAATGCCTCCAGCTTATTAttcctagtaacagtaggcccataagttcgtaataataatgtatcataacacttggttgcactccgatccttccatatattaagcaGTCATTCCAGTCTGGAGAGAACAATGTGAGCAGCGAGGCTTAAGGCAAGcgcctctaaaggcatggctagaACCTTGACTCGTAAGATTTAGAGGGGACCAGTGAGGGGGGCATTGATTTGCTACATCTCCATATGAAATGAGGTTAGCCTTCTATCAcaatatttcgtattatttttGAGAATACTTATTGCAGTGGTATCGTATTTGAGGATACTCACTGCAGTGGTATCATTTTTGAGGATACTCACTGCAGTGGTATCATGTTTGAGGATACTTACTGCAGTGGTATCATGTTTGAAGATACTTACTGCAGTGGTATCATTTTTGAGGATACTCACTGCAGTGATATCATGTTTGAGGATACTTACTGCAGTGGTATCATTTTTGAGGATACTTACTGCAGTTGTATCATTTTTGAGGATTCTTACTGCAGTGGTATCATTTTTGAGGATACTCACTGCAGTGGTATCATGTTTGAGGATACTCACTGCAGTGGTATCATGTCTGAAGATACTGCAGTGGTATCATTTTTGAGGATACTCACTGCAGTGATATCATGTTTGAGATACTTACTGCAGTGGTATCATTTTTGAGGATACTTACTGCAGTGGTATCATTTTTGAGGATACTTACTGCAGTGATATCATGTTTGAGGATACTCACTGCAGTGGTATCATGTTTGAGGATACTTACTGCAGTGGTGTCATGTTTGAGGATACTTACTGCAGTGGTATCATGTTTGAGGATACTCACTGCAGTGATATCATGTTTGAGGATACTCACTGCAGTGGTATCATGTTTGAGGATACTTACTGCAGTGGTGTCATGTTTGAGGATACTTACTGCAGTGGTATCATTTTTGAGGATACTCACTGCAGTGGTATCATGTTTGAGGATACTTACTGCAGTGGTGTCATGTTTGAGAATACTTACTGCAGTGGTATCATTTTTGAGGATATTCACTGCAGTGGTATCATGTTTGAGGATACTTACTGCAGTGGTGTCATGTTTGAGGATACTTACTGCAGTGGTGTCATGTTTGAGGATACTTACTGCAGTGGTGTCATGTTTGAGGATACTTACTGCAGTGGTTTCATTTTTGAGGATATTCACTGCAGTGGTATCACTTTTGTGGATACTCACTGCAGTGGTATCATGTTTGAGATACTTACTGCAGTGGTGTCATGTTTGAGGATACTTACTGCAATGGAATCATTTTTGAGGATACTCACTGCAGTGGTATCATTTTTGAGGATACTTACTGCAGTGGTGTCATGTTTGAGGATACTTACTGCAGTGGTATCATTTTTGATAATACTTACTGCAGTGGTatcatgttgttgttttctaatgccaggcgtttgacaataaagtcatttgacctcttgcactccaatatttttcaaagatattatcatgaccagccaatgaagcagattttgaggtgttccgaatccatttcttggtttgagttgcacaatgggcagttaggggtctgatatattccaattctatgcaggtgtttggccaaacaatcatggcctgttaccaatctaaatgcagctacagacgattttcgtggtaaatcggaaattaactgtggattttgatgcagtggTATCATGTTTGAGGATACTTATTGCAGTGGTATCATTTTTGAGGATACTCACTGCAGTGGTATCATGTTTGAGGATACTTACTGCAGTGGTGTCATGTTTGAGGATACTTACTGCAGTGGTATCATTTTTGATGATACTTAATGCAGTGGTGTCATGTTTGAGGATACTTACTGCAGTGGCATCATGTTTGAGGATACTTACTGCAGTGGTATCATTTTTGAGGATATTCACTGCAGTGGTACCTACATTTTGAGGATACTTACTACAGTGGCAATATGTTTGAGGATACTTATTGCAGTGTTATCATTTTTGAGGATACTCACTGCAGTGGTATAATTTTGAGGATACTTACTGCAGTGGCATCATGTTTGAGGATACTTACTGCAATGGTATCATTTTTGAGGATATTCACTGCAGTGGTACCTACATTTTGAGGATACTTACTACAGTGGCAATATGTTTGAGGATACTTACTGCAGTGGTATCATTTTTTAGGATATTCACTGCAGTGGTGTCATTTTTGAGGATACTCACTGCAGTGGTATCATTTTTCTGGATACTTACTGCAGTGGTATCATTTTTCTGAATACTTACTGCAGTGGTGTCTAGCTGTTCACATATTCTTTGACTCTTCCTCAGATCACCTTCAGTGTGCCTCTCTGCAGCCTTCTTTGCTAAACGAGCTCTGTAATCTTCAGTACTTGTAGCCTTCTCTCTTTGATGGGCCAATCTATTTCGTATTGCTTGTTTATGAGCTGCAATTTCTTTAAGTGCTGCCTCTCTTCCAAGTCCACCACGATCTGACTTGACTGCAATGGGAATGGGTTCGACACGTCCTGTACCTAAAATGATACAGTAACAAATTTCATTAGTTAAAAATGATTATGAATGTGATCTAGTATCACACacagtaaatttgttattttacgatgcttcatcaaccgctgtggttatctagcatctgaatgatatgctGGTGAaaggagtccagggtccagcacagaaagatcccagcatttgctcttaatgagttgagagaaaaccccataaaaaaacctcaatcaagttaacttgtcccaaccaggatttgaacccaggcccgctcatttaatggtcaggcatgctaactgttactccacagtttTAGGGCCACAGTAAAATCTGTCTCACTATTCACACCTATCAaacagccaatcacattgcaagGCAATTCTTTCTAGCACATGAATATAATATAACTAGATATAACTAGCCTATATTGGGAAATCATATACGGTTTGAGTTTTCAGTCTGAAACTTATCTAGCAATAGcaataaatgtttacattttattgattTAGTTCAACAACTAGATAAGTTTCAGACTGAAAACTCAAACTATATATGATTAATCAATATAACTTATCGGAACAttaacatgaattgtaaaaaaactatattggagagcaagaaggAAAGTGATGTAACTACAAAGATCTGGGTCATTGGAAATCGTCAATATCCCTATCTAAGTTGTGCGTATTTATCATCCTTCTAAGACCTTCCAACACTGATCAATAACTGGCTTTTCAGAAGTATGTTTATGCCTGTAACTTAACAAAATTCAAGTAAAAGTGCTGCTGCTAGTGGCATATGTACCATAAATTACAACATTGGACAAAACATTGATTGATGTAAAGAAAGATTATTTTTTGTCGATAATGTGTAGCACTGTCGTTTGCTGGAATGCTTTCCCAAATGttatttttcagttcttccagAGTAAGATAtggattatttttaaaatatgcgtTATCTTATACAATTCCCCAGAGTTAAATTCACTGGGGGTTGTATTGAGAAAACTGAAGCACTTGTTGACACATTTCTAGGTGCCAATGACTTAGgttagatttgtgtagtttacaTTGTAAGGAAGAAGAGCTAGAGACCTTTTCTTGGAAACTATCAACATATATAAGTTACAATGAATTTGTGTGAGGGAAATCCTCGCCTGCAAATAATGCAAGATAAACTGAAATAAgctaaaagaacagtagaaaccTCAACGTATTCTAACAGAATATAGACAAGTAGGTCTATTCCAAACCAATTTTTGCAGAAAGCATTTCGAGTGGTGCAGTCAAGTCTGTCAGgcacatcatcattatcattacattTGTACTCAATTGTTATTTTTTTGCTGTTCAGATTAACCAGCTTTTACATTACTGGTACTTAATTTAGTAATAATGCTCAATTCTTAATTTAATATACACCTTGTAGTGGTTGTCCTTCAAATTCGATAATGCTATAACCAGACTATTATCTAGACATTAAATTTAAGCTCTttaaattattactactattctttATTACTTACATTGCCATCCAGATTGATCTGCATGTAGCCTACACTAATAGTTTTTGTATTCCGTTCAATATAATATTTCTAGCCTACCatactattttttaaattcattacttAGTCGAGTTCAAGTTCATTTAATCTTAATTCTCACACTTTCACTCTCTTTCGTACTATGTATCTTCTATCCTTACTCTACACAAATGATTATTCATGAGGTTATagctatttttttaatgttctggattgcttattattattagttgagtATACAGATCATTGCATATATTGCAATGCAGGATAGAAAGTATTTCGGTTTACCGGTATGCTTTTTCTATTTCATATTTGGTGTACATACTTTAATTTCCCTGTGGTGTCCACaatcgagaataaggttcttaggaaaatatttagagctaaaagggatgaagttacaggagaatggacaaagttacacaatgcagaactgcatgcattgcattcttcacctgacataattaggaacattaaatctagatgtttgagatgggcagggcatgtagcacgtatgagtgaatccagaaatgcatatagagtgttggttgggaagccagagggaaaagacctttggggagggcgagacgtagatgggagaataatattaaaatggatttgagagaggtgggatatgatgatagagactggattaatcttgcacaggataggaacctatgGCGTATAGTATCCCCTGAGTGTTGGTCTTTGTCTCATTAGTATGGTAATTGTTGTACCCATTCCTGTTGTTTTCGTGTTTAAATTTAGTATGAAGTTCATTACTAAGGCTTTTGAATTTTAGGCTTTAGAAACATTATAGAAAATTAATACAGATAGATTAATCTTCGATATCTCCTCACACCAAGGGCATGGTACAATGATAGTTCgtttaacatgatttttaattGCAATTTGTTTGATCATTAAATCATGAAAcgcaaatcagacgtcagtcccgtGTGGTGTGGGGAGATATCGAAGATTGGCCCAATACAATGCTCACCTGATTTACCAATCGCCATTCCAGGTTTATATCCCATCTTTTGCAGAAGTGAAAATCCTCGGTTATTGTCACATATAGCTTCATTAAGACCTTCTTCCCTTCTTTCCGCTTCCACTAATTTAAGTGGTTTATTTCTCTGTTTGTTTTCTTCATCTGTGAATGTCTTCTTTTTATGAATATCATGTGTTCTCTTCTGGGTACGATTATGAATTAATCCTGGGCGAATATCTTCCTTCACACTGTAACATAGATTTGGTTAGTTCTCCGTTATAAATGCAGTAGAGAATTCCAATTTTTCAGTGCCCAATTTCGCTGTCATTTTCATAcacattaatttaaacaaaatttcagtgtttatataaatattaaatagaacTTTCTCATACGACTGATACTGTTATGACTAATAAAAAGCTACTGTCtgttgagaaattaaattaacaacatttatgtattttttttaataagtaattaaCATCTTGTGATCTGGTCTTTAATGTTAGGTGTCAAAAAGAAGAATCTGCTTTTTACTTTTATCTGCAAATCTAGTTAAAGTGTTTCATAATCATTATTTCTATAACGGTGAAGAAATTGCAAATACTTTACCATTGGGCCAAAAAGTTATCGGACATATAGTCGAATTCATCATCAGATGGCATTTCTGTAAACTTTCTGGACACTTTATGAGGTTATGTTCCTTCAGATCAAGAGGCCTTCAAATAACAAGCCCTCTTGCTTCAGATACCTATACTAAAGTTTATCATTGTATATCTGATTGACGGATTCAACTCAActtgatattttatttacatcaacgAGTTAGAACGAGAATATAGAGCaatcattgcgccgccatgtttgaagtaaattgaacgaccgtccgccaaGAGCTTAAGCGCCCAAAACAGAGTGGGCATGGCGATAAGTATGCGTTGGAATCGTGAAGCTgtgaaaatttcgtttgcataaatcagttaaactgaagtggaaaaacctaaagaacttatgtacgctaaatttaaaacacttgagctattcctagagggaaagcttaaaagaataacctaagcaaaattgtcatgtacgtatgacaagaagtcctagcaaatatactgaagaaaatgttaatattcctaggttttttaaatgcgacctgcaacattgcctataaaatgaacgagtatgattcggatgattttattaaattgttttcccagcctctacacgttgcaaaactatgcattataccataagatatagaatgaaagtaggtccTAACTATAGTAAACaatctttacctccaagcttgtaaaggctgattcacaattaACCGGGAATGGaatcgacaacgagaacgagaagggaaatacatttattttaacattattttcgttcacgatctcgttgtcgtttccattcccggtttattgtgaaccagccttaacttgggtaaaacatgaccaaacacgctttcagttttttttgttacagtagtgcataattatcgaaatgtgaacgggaggccaacagccggctggtctgtctgggccttcaagggctgtggtaccacagattattattattattattattattattattaccggtattattattattattattagtagtagtagtagtagtaggcctagtagtagtacaccacctcattctagtgccgaggtcatggaaagcatgggctctacttccatgcctcctgagtgccttcatggcatgtgacggggatacctttacctttttattgttagtagtagtagttgtagtgtaTAATtaagcacccacgtgcaataatggggtaagtagttacgaagtacattcatacttaccccattattgcatggtggtgctcaattatgttctttcttgTCCTTCCAGTCAacatactaacaacaatacggcctAACCGAGAGTTCTGCggaattttggatgcgagtgtcgaaatacaatttaaataatttattgtcattaGTTTTtcactgggtttgaaacggaattgtagcatactggttttatccgtatttagtttaagtctattactagtgaaccatttatttggtttatcgtttgtcttcgaaataggcctactttttataagctactacaGTACATCgacttcttctataagcagtaaggaaggACACAAGAAGTGTCGTGAACACAAAAAGCTATACTCGGAGGGACATAATTTGtctcatttcatatttattacccaGTGTTTCACtagttccttttttttctttttaagagaatctgcaagaaaagaaaaatactgtagtatacacGGTGTGTATGCCGGTCTTTGTTACACATTTAcgcatgaaaaaaatgctgataattaacaaaattatggaattaacttcataaaatttacctgaaatatgatatatcagttgtctttttccttttgatattgcagttatatgcagcacacacaacaggcatggtttttttgtttgtttttttcgcAGCTCTACCTCCGTatacacaacattgtaagcagacgaatttttacaacggtaggcgcttagttcatatctgcaccgcaaagagcgctgtacaggacaacttgGCTCttggccactctatattctctttctaactcgttgttaGTTGGGTATTTGACATTCAGAGGGCTCACAGCAAAGACTACAAAATTCTCTATACTCTTTTCACAGCACAGATCATACACAGGCTTCTCTCGCCATCTAGAAACGTTATTAGCAATTGAATCTCCTCATGTAGTTACTAAAGTTCGAACAGAGTGCGGAATCATCGGAATTGCAATTGAGGCCCCGAACCGTGGTTTCTcatgatgtattattattttcatgtatcTGGTTGTCTACGAGCAATCTCGAAATTTGAGGAAGCTTATATGAATGGGTTACAGGGTTATATAATAATATGAGGATTAGTCTTTCGAAAAGCAGTTtgtccaaaattaaaattattgcttCAATACTTTTTGTGTAAGCCTCCATATGATTTTCGCgtcaaaatacaataatttccgCAGTTTGTAGGTATGAAGTAGGTTTGGACATTTTTCATTTTACATACTGcggaaaaattatattgaagccatttttttattttggacagTTTGGCTTTTGAAAGGCTACTCCTATACAGTATAAAAACcgaaaaacaaataatataacaatatgcCTACTTTCTTGTATTTTAGAAAACATTTTTTCGCAATGTATTTCTGATAACTATATAAAAAGGAAGTGGAActatgaaaagaaattaaaacaaatttaattttgatcaacacaaaattaaaacttaataaaatTCTACCAAACGCAACTTTAGTATTAGCTATGGAAGTGAGATTTACTGTGGATTTGGATAAAGAAAAGAGTGTGTCCATAACTGGAAACAATTGTGTCGATAATTGGAAGCATCTCAATATGCTTTTGCTGGATCCCTTTTAGGATCTGTAAGTTTAGAGAATTTGTGAAACTTTGTCAGGGAAAATGAGGACCCAACAACTATTTTGTTCACATACTGGACTGAATGATCTTTGGCTTACGTCTCCGGAGTAAGAAGTAGACTTTTTGACTTATTTTTATCGGTGTGtcacccactcactcattcataCACATAACTTATAGCTATTTCTTGAAATGTGCTGGATATACTCTGGTATGTTCTACTGACAGTTCTTAATGTCTATACATTTCATGTAGGTACAGTACATTTTAGTTACGAAAATGCGTTCTGGTATTTGTATAAGTATTCCATTAATAAGTTACATGAGATTTATAAAATTCCTTAGATTACCTGAAACGTCTTGCTTCTTGGTACGCAATTAAGTATACAGATTTTTGTATCACAATCTGTTACACACATTATAAATGTAACCAAACTtattgttaaacatttttattaaaataactaaaaaggttctttgaaacgtattttttttacattggtcGCATTAAATTTATAGTTTGCACATTTATACTGTAGCTATTACATCTTGTAAAATTGTTTGTCATTCCTTTTGGAGTTGTCTGTACTCCCTCACATTTTATCTTCCACTCTATTCGGCACATATTAATTTTATCGGTTTAcaatttttactttcattattaggCATATCTAATGTTTTTCACTTGCGATATGCACGCATGCACATACACTCCTTGCGACTTTTTCTCTTCCATAATAAAGCAATATTTATTTTGGTAAAAGTTCAATTTTAACCTTCATATATAGACGTATAATGGATCCttccacttttatttttattttgcgtaCCAAATCTCCTTTGTTTAAGTGAACTCGTCAATCTTGCACTTGCACGGCCGACTCATATCTTACCAAGTTATCAGAGTATGGCCtcatcatttcatttcacacacaTTTCATTTGGAAATTGTCATATAGGCCCTAACGGCTGATGTAATAACGAAAGCGATAATCAACTTCAGGAGTTCCATCTTATACAAAAGCGTCACACATTTTCCCAGTTTGTAGGTCAATTTATAGACGTGCAACGtcagaaattaaatatgtttaacGGAAATTTAGTTAAAGTCAGATACTACACCTTTATTATTTGTGCTGAGCATTTCATGACAATGCCTTTTAAGTCAGTTATTATAAGATATATTTGTAGCTACTACctacctttgattgaggttctggttgatatataCATCTACAtattattatcaggcaatacatctcgcttgacagtataatatatgtcagaggaagaacaattattattgtttgtatacatctgaagtctgattagtgtgagcttaatatgttactagccagcgatgtatacaatggaggggaaaaggaactggtaaCACcatcccattacctcctggcttagtttcctcatgagtgatgccttattggcgcCACTTATGAGattgaaacctgtcttcggacagttgactaaacaacaaacaactagCTACTACCTACTGcattcaattacattttttttataaaagacaTGGAATAACGTTCAATTTCGTTTCCTTCCCCAGAATTAGATTTCAAATTGATATAATTCTGTATATGAAAATCCATGTGGCATACTGTCAAAACGTGGTCATTGCAACTGATCCTATATTTTCAAATCGCAGAAATTAAAGTTAGAAAGAAGGTCATTCCGATATCCTggctgattattattatattactaccaTTCTCAAATTATCCAGGCTCTTGTTGTAATGGCTTGAAAGtaattctaaatgtgctaagtgccagttttccaaatttcattttattcaatctaagggaagAACAATCATACGAGAATGTAATACTAATTGCCTTTGTCGTAGCTCACtataagtgactcattcgtgcactaaagacggtgttgtaggttttttagtaggttattttacgacgctgtatcaacatcttaggttatttagcgtctgaatgagatgaaggtgacaatgccggtgaaatgaatccaggatccagcaccggtaattacccagcatttgctcattttgggttgagaaaaaacccCAGAAACCCTCAAGCAGGTAATTTACCCCAACCGAGATTctaacccgggccatctggtttcgcggccaggcgcgctaagcgttactccacaggtgtgggctgttgtaggtatctcaacaacATTAATTTCGCAGTGTTttccatcaatatctcagaaagtttttTTTTGACACTtgacacatttagaatgttaggttctTAATTGTACTGTATTTCTCCAGAAtatagtaggtctactacaaTAAACTTCTTAATAACCCAGTAGTGGGCTGCCACTTTAAGCCTTTCTTCTGCAGTTTATGGCACAATGCCTAAATCGTGactgatgacgatgataatattgAAATCATACTGATGTTGCAATATTATTAggtacatacagaaaaaaaaaaatccatctcAATTATTGCGATGTACTGTACAGCTAGTTCAGTCTGAATATTATGAGAGCAAAACGGTATAAATAAAGGCACGAACTTcgtatgtttaaaataataagcaaAGCTTGtgcacgttattattattattattattattattattattattattattattattattattattattactatgactttataaataattttactctTTCCACGCTGTGGCATAAATTTGCCTTTAAAAACGTACTGGACCttctaaattttcatttttgcgaCTCGCTGTAGGTACTGTAAAGTATTCCAATCAATTTCTTTCTAGTCTCACTCTTGCACCCAACACTTTGCTGCAGTTTGAACTTCATGTAATACTAAAAATCTCCTGCAGATGGATTTAACttcgatatatcgataattaCGAAGCGATAGTATTGAAATTGACACTGGTTTCGTGTAATTCCCAATTTCACCAACATAGTTGCCAGTTCTACCGTCGAAGCTTCACCGTCTTGTGCTGCACTCTGGACAGTCGTTTCGAGAATCGCTTCGAGGAGTTTTCCTCTAGTACTACAAACGTTTCTTCATAGGTGGCACTTCTattagttcatgttattgttGTCATATTAGGGAACGGGTTTCTAGGTGTaaaagagagagatttaggattaaaaaaaatcaatttaggAGTTTAAATAagattaacaattaataattttgatTTCAGTGAATATCCCATTTTAGGTGGActttatgtacaaagaattatTGATACTGACAATGAGTGCTACCAAGTAGTAgtatattcttacttctagctcgttgagtGCTACTGAACTCAAGACTCAAATTCTGTAAGTGAAAGATACTGATTGCTGATTTGTCAGTTTAATTTCGCATAACAAGGGTGCattgacgcgaaaactaatttgtaagctcttaCCTAACTTGAACAACTTACCACC
Proteins encoded:
- the LOC138698226 gene encoding G patch domain-containing protein 11 is translated as MPSDDEFDYMSDNFLAQCVKEDIRPGLIHNRTQKRTHDIHKKKTFTDEENKQRNKPLKLVEAERREEGLNEAICDNNRGFSLLQKMGYKPGMAIGKSGTGRVEPIPIAVKSDRGGLGREAALKEIAAHKQAIRNRLAHQREKATSTEDYRARLAKKAAERHTEGDLRKSQRICEQLDTTAGCNEPVKPWFWPANKTKGGDEIDEDEPEDPENEIRQKNCHTEGKEEDEEEEEEEEEEEEEEEEEEEEIEFESSEKLEILTLYLRKEYCYCIWCGVQYDDEKDLQKSCPGLTRDEH